The Cucumis melo cultivar AY chromosome 6, USDA_Cmelo_AY_1.0, whole genome shotgun sequence genome includes a region encoding these proteins:
- the LOC103490816 gene encoding haloacid dehalogenase-like hydrolase domain-containing protein Sgpp encodes MISMLGLMDFFETIIIGDECEHPKPHPEPYLKALEALKVSKDHTFIFEDSITGIKAGVAADMPVVGISMRKPEQLLMQAKPALLVKDYNDSKLWTALDELVMRGDTITNA; translated from the exons ATGATCTCGATGCTCGGTCTTATGGATTTTTTCGAGACTATTATTATAGGTGATGAATGTGAGCATCCCAAACCACATCCAGAACCATACTTAAAGGCTTTGGAAGCACTCAAAGTGTCAAAGGATCACACTTTCATTTTTGAG GATTCTATAACAGGTATCAAAGCTGGAGTTGCAGCTGATATGCCTGTTGTTGGTATATCAATGAGAAAACCTGAGCAGTTGTTGATGCAAGCAAAACCTGCCCTCCTCGTAAAGGACTACAACGATTCGAAATTGTGGACAGCTTTGGACGAACTAGTTATGAGAGGAGATACCATTACAAATGCATGA